Proteins encoded by one window of Candidatus Ancaeobacter aquaticus:
- a CDS encoding 2Fe-2S iron-sulfur cluster-binding protein has translation MKVTIDGITIKISANDKNIVDIADRAHIGIPAPCYRANKSKECCKSCVVEINEKKEYACETKPVDGMNIIVNRDDLKKIETESIDKYKETLKKSDKGCSCNCNCSKKNKK, from the coding sequence ATGAAGGTTACGATTGATGGGATAACAATAAAGATTAGTGCTAACGATAAAAATATAGTTGATATCGCTGATAGGGCACATATTGGTATACCAGCTCCCTGTTACAGAGCTAATAAGAGCAAGGAATGTTGCAAATCGTGTGTAGTAGAGATAAATGAAAAAAAAGAATATGCATGCGAAACAAAGCCGGTAGATGGTATGAATATCATTGTTAATAGAGATGATCTAAAAAAGATCGAAACGGAAAGCATAGATAAGTATAAAGAAACGCTAAAAAAATCAGATAAAGGCTGTAGTTGCAATTGTAACTGTTCCAAGAAAAACAAAAAGTAG
- a CDS encoding RNA pseudouridine synthase, with protein sequence MTAKKNHLKGIEIIHEDRDILVVDKPPGLLTIATDREKEKTAYYILTDYVRKGQSKSRNRIFIVHRLDKGTSGLLIFAKSEKVKFYLQDQWANIEKKYLTVVRGNISPNEGTISSYLVENINHRMYSTSDISKGKLSHTAYKVLKEAKDFSLLEITLITGRKNQIRVHLADKGCPVVGDKKYGNARDTSKRLALHANSITFNHPHNGRQLTFDAEIPKWFNGLVS encoded by the coding sequence GTGACAGCTAAAAAGAACCATCTAAAAGGCATAGAAATTATTCATGAGGATAGAGATATCCTTGTTGTTGATAAGCCCCCGGGTCTCCTGACAATTGCGACGGACAGAGAGAAAGAAAAAACTGCCTATTATATCCTCACAGACTATGTGAGAAAGGGGCAAAGCAAATCTCGCAACAGAATTTTTATTGTCCATCGTTTAGATAAAGGTACGTCAGGGCTATTGATCTTCGCAAAAAGTGAGAAAGTGAAATTTTATCTTCAGGATCAATGGGCAAACATCGAAAAAAAATATCTCACGGTAGTTCGTGGTAACATTTCCCCGAATGAGGGGACCATAAGTTCTTACCTGGTTGAAAATATAAACCATAGGATGTATTCAACCTCCGACATCTCAAAAGGAAAACTATCGCATACTGCTTATAAGGTTCTCAAGGAAGCGAAAGATTTTAGTTTGCTTGAAATTACTCTTATAACCGGTAGAAAAAATCAAATACGTGTTCATTTGGCTGATAAAGGATGTCCCGTTGTGGGTGATAAAAAATATGGTAATGCACGCGATACTTCTAAACGCTTAGCTCTTCACGCTAATTCGATTACATTTAATCACCCTCATAACGGTAGACAACTAACATTTGACGCGGAAATCCCCAAATGGTTTAACGGTCTCGTTAGTTAA
- a CDS encoding HXXEE domain-containing protein, whose protein sequence is MNLFKANRIWQRSTGVLAVLIIAYLIVWLCLDPKVYLFQWLLWLHLPLLMLHEFEEYIFPGGFKEFLNTKTVLALSQPESDVPLGNPMVFFINMGAWILIVIGALLANTAPWFGVMMVVFELINIIGHGGLFQIRHRGYNPGLITAIFLFLPYVVTVFWVAISNNILSPDEYILSAIGGIALALSLPAWAKFNTRRFNQRRRA, encoded by the coding sequence ATGAACTTATTTAAAGCGAATAGAATTTGGCAGCGAAGCACAGGAGTACTTGCCGTTTTAATTATTGCATATTTGATCGTATGGCTTTGTCTCGATCCAAAAGTATATTTATTCCAGTGGTTGTTGTGGTTGCATTTGCCCTTGCTTATGTTGCATGAATTTGAAGAATATATTTTTCCTGGAGGTTTTAAGGAATTCCTTAATACAAAAACTGTGCTGGCATTGTCACAACCGGAATCAGATGTGCCGTTAGGTAATCCAATGGTCTTTTTTATCAATATGGGTGCATGGATCCTAATTGTTATAGGGGCACTTTTGGCAAATACAGCTCCGTGGTTTGGTGTGATGATGGTAGTCTTCGAACTTATAAATATTATTGGTCATGGCGGTTTGTTTCAAATAAGACATAGGGGATATAATCCGGGTCTGATAACCGCTATTTTTCTGTTTCTTCCCTATGTTGTCACAGTTTTCTGGGTTGCAATCTCTAATAATATTTTAAGCCCTGATGAATATATCCTATCTGCAATCGGTGGCATTGCATTAGCATTATCTCTTCCTGCGTGGGCAAAGTTTAACACTAGAAGATTTAATCAGAGGCGTAGAGCGTAG
- a CDS encoding radical SAM protein, which translates to MSNAKSATKKRFQIILIKPSKYDDDGYVIQWRFGIATSGSLACLYSLTKNAVENNVFGVDVEAVVHVLDETIQKIPVKRLGRHIRNAGDRAIVCMVGVQTNQFARALDLCLEFRKEGIGCMIGGFHVSGSLGMLPRLTSELQEAVENGITIVAGEVEERWGDLLKAAYENRLEPVYNFIEDKPALVGTPGPTLPDSASKRFLNKQASFDTGRGCPFKCSFCTVTNVQGNIMRGRSADDVEKIVREQYIRGHHQFFIADDNFARHSDWEGIADRLIDLKENQGIRLSLLIQVDTMAHKIPRFIEKMSRAGVRRVFIGMESVNPDNLKEIGKHQNQLHEYRRMLQTWRNHGVLTCAGYIIGFQGDTYESIMRDMEFLKRELPLDLAEFFIMTPQPGSKDHQKLYLDNISMEQDINLYDTAHACVDRLQMTKSEIEKAYEDAWKSFYSKEHLKTLILRRKGPRRRILIHSLMWFCSAVFLDNVHPLLGGGVRVKDRKSRRRGMPSEPFVLYYCQRAKELFVYTTGLIRMFYMLKKMKNEADFPENADYIDTATTPET; encoded by the coding sequence ATGAGTAATGCGAAGAGCGCTACAAAAAAGCGTTTCCAAATAATACTAATCAAACCATCCAAATACGATGATGATGGCTATGTCATCCAATGGCGGTTTGGAATAGCTACGAGTGGTTCCCTCGCTTGTCTTTACTCCTTAACAAAAAATGCCGTAGAAAACAATGTGTTTGGTGTGGATGTTGAAGCCGTGGTACATGTTCTTGATGAAACCATTCAAAAAATTCCCGTTAAGCGATTAGGTAGGCACATTCGAAATGCTGGAGACCGGGCTATTGTCTGTATGGTAGGCGTACAGACGAATCAGTTTGCCCGCGCTTTGGATCTCTGTCTGGAGTTCAGAAAAGAAGGGATTGGCTGCATGATCGGCGGTTTTCACGTGTCAGGTTCTCTGGGAATGTTGCCGCGTTTAACATCAGAGTTACAGGAGGCTGTCGAAAACGGTATTACGATTGTAGCGGGAGAAGTCGAAGAGCGATGGGGTGATCTGCTCAAGGCGGCGTATGAAAATCGGTTGGAACCTGTATATAATTTTATCGAGGATAAACCGGCTCTAGTTGGTACTCCGGGTCCGACACTACCTGACAGTGCTTCAAAACGTTTTCTGAATAAACAAGCAAGTTTTGATACCGGGCGAGGGTGTCCGTTTAAGTGTTCTTTCTGCACGGTTACCAATGTGCAGGGTAATATTATGCGGGGGCGCAGTGCAGATGACGTAGAAAAAATCGTTCGTGAACAATATATCCGTGGACATCACCAATTTTTTATTGCGGATGACAACTTTGCCCGGCACAGTGACTGGGAAGGTATCGCAGACCGATTGATTGATCTTAAAGAAAATCAGGGTATTCGGCTGTCATTGCTCATACAGGTAGATACAATGGCTCATAAAATTCCTCGATTTATTGAAAAGATGAGTCGTGCGGGTGTCCGTCGCGTTTTCATCGGTATGGAATCTGTCAATCCGGATAATCTCAAAGAGATAGGAAAACACCAGAATCAATTGCATGAATACCGCAGGATGCTTCAGACCTGGCGTAATCATGGAGTGCTCACGTGCGCGGGCTACATCATTGGTTTTCAAGGTGATACCTATGAGTCTATCATGAGAGACATGGAGTTCTTAAAGCGGGAACTTCCTCTAGATCTTGCTGAATTTTTTATCATGACTCCGCAGCCTGGCTCCAAGGATCATCAAAAACTTTATCTAGATAACATTTCAATGGAGCAGGATATAAATCTGTATGATACAGCACATGCATGTGTGGATCGTTTACAGATGACAAAGAGCGAAATTGAAAAAGCGTATGAGGATGCGTGGAAATCATTCTATTCCAAAGAACATTTAAAAACCCTTATCTTGCGCAGAAAAGGACCCCGACGACGTATTCTGATCCATTCCTTAATGTGGTTTTGTTCGGCGGTGTTTCTCGACAATGTTCATCCGCTTCTTGGCGGGGGAGTTCGTGTGAAAGATAGAAAGAGCCGAAGACGCGGTATGCCGAGCGAACCTTTTGTGCTTTATTATTGCCAGCGCGCTAAAGAACTATTCGTCTATACGACGGGACTGATAAGAATGTTTTATATGCTCAAGAAAATGAAAAATGAAGCCGATTTCCCTGAGAACGCGGATTATATCGATACCGCTACAACACCGGAGACATAA
- a CDS encoding pyrimidine dimer DNA glycosylase/endonuclease V — MRIWDISPKNLCRNHLLGEHRELHAIWSILTNNKKGYSKHPETLRWKNKLAALYIRHNKLVEEMIRRGYNHQSDLNSRDATGSKKQSVFIDSYNEQKMILRRKKCSCNV, encoded by the coding sequence ATGAGAATATGGGATATTTCTCCAAAAAATCTTTGCCGAAACCATCTTCTTGGAGAACATAGAGAATTGCACGCAATATGGTCTATACTCACCAATAATAAGAAAGGGTATTCCAAGCATCCTGAAACTTTAAGGTGGAAAAATAAATTAGCAGCTCTTTACATAAGGCATAATAAACTTGTGGAGGAGATGATACGAAGAGGATACAATCATCAGAGTGATCTTAACAGTAGGGATGCCACCGGCTCAAAAAAGCAAAGTGTATTTATTGATTCCTATAATGAACAAAAAATGATCTTGAGAAGAAAAAAGTGTAGTTGTAATGTTTGA
- a CDS encoding TfoX/Sxy family protein has protein sequence MIVETVIGLIEIDMPKDVSFHDYIVYDLIGDIPYITSRAMFGGWAIYKCGVIFGIIIDAQLYFKVDNSNRFEYERAESHPFVYTKGKGKPVTMSYWLVTEEIMDDKERLYDLIERSVAISQKKKL, from the coding sequence TTGATAGTAGAAACAGTTATAGGATTGATTGAAATAGATATGCCAAAAGATGTATCCTTTCACGACTATATTGTTTATGATCTCATAGGAGATATCCCGTACATTACAAGCCGGGCAATGTTTGGTGGATGGGCGATATATAAATGCGGGGTTATCTTTGGAATAATCATAGATGCCCAATTATATTTCAAAGTGGATAACAGTAATCGATTTGAGTATGAGCGTGCAGAGAGTCATCCGTTTGTTTATACAAAGGGTAAAGGCAAGCCGGTTACCATGTCATACTGGCTTGTTACCGAAGAAATTATGGATGACAAAGAAAGACTTTACGATCTTATAGAAAGATCAGTTGCTATCAGCCAAAAGAAAAAGTTATAA
- a CDS encoding class I SAM-dependent methyltransferase, translating into MNKIGIYHVQLKTLYHGCYSTHVYLFLSEMSRRGRRLSRGLRRKPDRFLRARLPEISWKNCTKQRLIKIWDHEYTNGNVRYSELGILAALAADCRAGSNLFEIGTFDGRTTLNLAMNAPAECMVYTLDLPPDLETKLPLASGEQHMIDKPQSGLRYEAYRQTHPALIGRVHQLLGDSAAFDYSPYKDTCSLIFVDGSHSYDYEMSDTRAAMDMVESGGVVIWHDYGIWEDVNKALEELDKQEGYGLSNISGTTLVYWRKP; encoded by the coding sequence ATGAACAAGATAGGAATTTATCACGTGCAATTAAAAACGTTATATCACGGTTGTTATTCTACACATGTATATTTGTTCCTTTCCGAAATGTCGCGACGGGGACGGAGGCTTTCTCGAGGGCTTAGGAGAAAACCTGACCGTTTTCTTCGTGCTCGATTACCTGAAATTTCCTGGAAGAACTGCACAAAGCAGCGTCTTATAAAAATCTGGGATCACGAGTACACAAATGGAAATGTGCGTTACAGCGAGCTCGGAATTCTTGCTGCACTTGCTGCTGACTGTCGAGCTGGTTCCAATCTGTTTGAGATCGGTACTTTTGATGGTCGAACGACACTTAATCTCGCGATGAATGCACCAGCAGAGTGCATGGTCTATACGCTTGACTTGCCGCCGGACCTTGAGACAAAGCTTCCTCTTGCATCAGGGGAACAGCACATGATCGACAAGCCACAGTCAGGCTTGCGGTATGAAGCATATCGTCAGACTCATCCTGCTCTCATTGGAAGGGTTCATCAGTTGCTTGGTGATTCAGCCGCTTTTGATTACTCGCCATATAAAGACACCTGTTCTCTGATTTTTGTGGATGGCTCTCACAGCTATGATTATGAGATGAGTGATACCCGAGCCGCAATGGATATGGTTGAGAGTGGCGGGGTAGTTATCTGGCATGATTACGGGATATGGGAGGATGTTAATAAGGCACTCGAGGAATTGGATAAACAGGAAGGTTACGGTTTGAGCAATATAAGCGGGACGACACTTGTGTACTGGAGAAAGCCATAA
- a CDS encoding cobalamin-dependent protein (Presence of a B(12) (cobalamin)-binding domain implies dependence on cobalamin itself, in one of its several forms, or in some unusual lineages, dependence on a cobalamin-like analog.) produces the protein MRLLFAHLRDNGMSPSFIGFKRMHHKPTKTLKNEFIEMNDFYTEVSEEDINTLVTQLEIQKPSLIGIGLKSSQYAIAQQVTQAIRARLKVPVIWGGPHPTIDPENCIKHTDMICVGEGAEALLELSQRISEEKPYHDVRNIWVNDNGNIIRNERRPLLTNLDGLAIASYDGDNKIYIDDGKLQPTNNIDYFGYGFTDEPFKTMHQTMTAYDCPMKCSFCINSVNSYKYRRRSVSHVIEELVRAKKKNLHLKMVFFWDDIFQIDKKWCLDFAAQYKKKVNLPFFTYSHPLYVNEEISIALRKAGWMVTVMGIQSGCEKLRKEIYDRDETNEHILKSVKILNKVRKTKRYLPFRIYYDYVKNNPLEGRDELRDGLNLFMKIPKEFIFQAFNLSFFPNYKLTKIFLERKLITEENIEGTIGTSATNWITTFDSKMEYKGFLHMHEYYYLLLSLTQFKYFPNSLIKKIEEKNLFYDNLRTLYRICKVVRIVDLYTHPTNYIWMLGIFLMVSFTAKIKHGTFLRHR, from the coding sequence ATGAGACTTTTATTTGCTCATCTGCGTGATAATGGTATGTCTCCGTCCTTTATCGGTTTTAAGCGGATGCATCATAAGCCCACGAAAACCTTAAAGAACGAATTCATCGAGATGAACGATTTTTATACAGAAGTCTCTGAAGAAGATATCAACACCCTTGTCACTCAACTTGAAATTCAAAAACCCTCACTTATCGGTATAGGGCTAAAATCAAGCCAGTATGCTATTGCCCAACAAGTTACACAGGCAATTAGAGCACGGTTAAAAGTCCCTGTCATATGGGGCGGCCCTCACCCTACAATTGATCCTGAAAATTGCATAAAACATACAGACATGATATGTGTCGGCGAAGGAGCTGAAGCTCTACTCGAATTATCACAGAGAATATCTGAGGAAAAACCATATCACGATGTAAGAAATATATGGGTCAATGACAATGGGAATATAATACGTAATGAAAGAAGACCGCTTTTAACGAACTTGGATGGTCTCGCGATTGCCAGTTATGACGGTGATAACAAGATATATATAGATGACGGCAAACTCCAGCCTACTAATAACATAGATTATTTCGGTTACGGTTTTACCGACGAACCTTTTAAAACAATGCACCAGACAATGACAGCCTACGACTGCCCGATGAAATGTTCGTTCTGCATAAATAGTGTAAACAGCTATAAATACCGCCGGCGGAGCGTATCTCATGTTATTGAGGAGTTGGTGAGAGCAAAAAAGAAGAATCTGCATCTGAAAATGGTTTTTTTCTGGGATGATATTTTCCAAATAGATAAAAAGTGGTGTCTTGACTTTGCCGCGCAATATAAGAAAAAAGTTAACCTTCCCTTCTTCACATATAGTCACCCACTCTATGTTAACGAGGAGATCTCTATCGCTCTGAGAAAAGCTGGCTGGATGGTAACAGTGATGGGTATACAGAGCGGCTGCGAAAAGTTAAGGAAAGAGATCTATGATCGGGACGAGACAAATGAACATATTTTAAAGTCTGTTAAAATATTAAATAAAGTCAGGAAGACAAAACGCTACCTGCCATTCAGGATCTACTACGATTATGTAAAAAATAATCCACTTGAAGGCAGAGACGAACTAAGGGACGGACTGAATTTATTTATGAAGATCCCCAAAGAATTCATTTTCCAGGCCTTTAATCTATCTTTTTTCCCAAATTACAAGCTTACCAAGATCTTCCTTGAACGAAAATTGATAACTGAAGAAAACATAGAGGGCACTATCGGAACATCGGCAACAAACTGGATTACAACATTCGACTCAAAAATGGAGTATAAAGGTTTTTTGCACATGCACGAATATTATTACCTTTTGTTATCCCTGACACAATTTAAGTATTTTCCCAATTCTTTAATAAAAAAGATCGAGGAAAAGAACTTATTCTACGATAACCTGCGAACACTCTACCGGATCTGTAAGGTAGTGAGGATAGTTGACCTCTATACTCATCCCACGAATTATATATGGATGCTAGGAATATTCTTAATGGTATCCTTTACGGCAAAAATTAAACACGGAACATTTTTGCGTCACAGGTAA
- a CDS encoding ferritin family protein gives MGVEKGSKTEKNLLAAFAGESQARNKYTYFAKIASKEGYHYIAKMFEESAMNEMQHAKDEFTLLGGIGDTKTNLKEAIDGETHETMEMYPNFAKDAEEEGNADAARLFRQVAKIERQHAERYKKLLAMVENGTVYKRETPIKWKCSICGYMHEGVEPPPKCPACQNPKEYYEPDCLSF, from the coding sequence ATGGGTGTAGAGAAAGGTTCAAAAACCGAAAAGAATTTGTTAGCTGCATTTGCCGGTGAGTCACAGGCTCGTAATAAGTACACGTATTTTGCTAAGATCGCTAGCAAGGAAGGCTATCATTACATTGCTAAGATGTTCGAGGAATCAGCAATGAATGAAATGCAGCATGCAAAAGACGAGTTTACATTATTAGGTGGTATTGGAGACACAAAAACAAATCTAAAAGAAGCAATAGATGGCGAAACCCACGAAACAATGGAGATGTACCCTAATTTTGCTAAAGATGCTGAAGAAGAAGGTAATGCTGACGCTGCACGGTTGTTTAGACAAGTAGCAAAGATCGAGCGACAGCACGCTGAAAGATACAAAAAACTTTTGGCAATGGTAGAGAATGGCACGGTATATAAACGGGAAACCCCGATCAAATGGAAATGCAGCATCTGCGGCTATATGCATGAAGGCGTCGAACCACCGCCAAAATGTCCTGCTTGCCAGAATCCAAAAGAATATTATGAACCGGATTGTCTTAGTTTCTAA
- a CDS encoding GNAT family N-acetyltransferase has protein sequence MVLSWKYKNRIFSYITEEQLSKVVDVLQNSEAEKYLWFAPITIEGFRAFCLPIIECQKAALSKGEYPDSAVFTVIENGELLGTCGISRMPDGYNVAMIGYQLKPSVWGQGVGTCCAEFLLHYAKNYLNIRKLFGDCVTANTASVRILEKCGFSFEGPSMLLNVQ, from the coding sequence ATGGTCTTATCATGGAAATACAAAAATAGAATTTTTAGTTATATTACTGAAGAACAGCTCTCTAAAGTTGTTGATGTCTTGCAGAATTCGGAGGCTGAAAAATATCTTTGGTTTGCTCCAATTACCATCGAGGGTTTTCGTGCTTTTTGTCTGCCGATTATTGAATGTCAAAAAGCGGCTTTAAGTAAGGGTGAGTATCCTGATTCAGCTGTTTTTACGGTTATTGAAAATGGTGAGCTGCTTGGGACCTGTGGTATTAGTAGAATGCCTGACGGATATAATGTCGCGATGATAGGATATCAGTTAAAGCCAAGTGTTTGGGGTCAAGGAGTTGGCACATGCTGTGCTGAATTTTTATTGCATTACGCGAAGAATTACTTAAATATCAGAAAATTATTCGGAGACTGTGTTACTGCAAATACTGCATCGGTGAGAATTTTAGAAAAGTGTGGGTTTTCTTTTGAAGGGCCATCCATGCTTTTGAATGTTCAATAA
- a CDS encoding DJ-1/PfpI family protein → MNDKVIKLGALIFDDFELLDLFGPLEMFGMLNDKIQIVLISEKEKIVTSRQGPQIISDSTFKEAPYLDVLLIPGGPGTRKEVNNKNVIDYIYTASKKAQYVATVCTGAALLAKTGLLNNCNATTNKIAFNWVVEQNRNVNWIPKARWVEDGKYFTSSGVSAGMDMALGLIERMFSKEESNDVAKLTEYVWNSDKDNDPFVKEKS, encoded by the coding sequence ATGAATGATAAAGTTATAAAACTTGGTGCCTTGATATTTGATGACTTTGAACTATTAGATCTTTTTGGTCCTTTAGAGATGTTTGGGATGCTTAATGATAAGATTCAAATTGTGTTGATCTCTGAAAAGGAAAAGATAGTTACCAGTAGACAAGGCCCTCAAATTATATCGGATAGTACGTTTAAGGAAGCTCCCTACCTTGATGTTCTCCTCATTCCGGGTGGTCCTGGAACAAGAAAAGAAGTGAACAATAAGAATGTAATAGATTATATTTATACCGCATCCAAAAAAGCACAGTATGTTGCAACTGTATGTACCGGTGCAGCATTGCTGGCAAAGACGGGGCTACTCAACAATTGTAATGCGACAACGAATAAAATAGCATTTAATTGGGTTGTAGAACAAAATAGAAATGTTAATTGGATCCCCAAAGCTCGTTGGGTAGAAGATGGTAAATATTTTACCTCTTCAGGTGTGTCCGCGGGCATGGATATGGCACTGGGGTTAATAGAACGAATGTTTTCTAAAGAAGAAAGCAATGATGTTGCAAAACTGACTGAATATGTTTGGAACTCTGATAAAGATAATGATCCGTTCGTAAAAGAAAAAAGCTGA
- a CDS encoding glutamate synthase-related protein: MAVYECTVCGNRYDEEKEGVSWADLADNWVCPVCESKKSYFQPIAAESVLASPKTAEDATDTYLSQWARDRDSFEGHMEDIHTIAVTGESIIEPMRSQKPVISWDDILIKGAQLAKVPLNKDESVTTQTVIGSKAKQPLIIETPLYVTHMSFGALSREAKIALARGSAAVHTATCSGEGGILKEAKDFSYKYILEYVPNQYSITDENLKNADAIEIKIGQSSKPGMGGHLPGKKVTKEVAEVRGFPEGEDIISPAHFEDILNKEDLKKKVSWLREKSEGRPIGVKIAAGNIEADLEYVVYAQPDFITVDGRAGATGAAPKFVKQATSIPTIFSLYRARKFLDNTKCEGISLLITGGFRVSADFIKALALGADAVALGTSALIALGCQQYRSCNTGKCPVGITTQDPELRSRFNIDHSSERLENFLRVSSDELKDFARLTGNDDVHKLSIADLCTTNSELSEHTDIEHV, encoded by the coding sequence ATGGCTGTTTATGAATGTACAGTATGTGGTAATCGTTATGATGAGGAAAAGGAAGGTGTCAGCTGGGCTGATTTAGCGGACAACTGGGTTTGTCCTGTCTGTGAATCTAAGAAGAGCTATTTTCAACCTATTGCTGCTGAGAGTGTGCTTGCATCACCTAAAACAGCTGAAGATGCGACAGACACTTATTTGAGCCAGTGGGCAAGAGATCGCGATTCCTTTGAGGGGCATATGGAGGACATCCACACCATCGCGGTGACAGGTGAGTCCATTATCGAACCAATGCGTTCGCAGAAACCGGTGATCTCTTGGGATGATATACTTATAAAAGGTGCCCAACTTGCAAAGGTGCCTTTAAATAAGGACGAGTCGGTTACAACACAGACTGTTATAGGATCCAAAGCGAAACAACCTCTTATTATTGAGACACCTTTGTATGTCACCCACATGTCATTTGGAGCATTATCTCGAGAGGCAAAAATAGCGCTTGCGCGAGGTAGTGCCGCTGTGCATACAGCAACCTGTTCAGGAGAGGGCGGTATACTCAAGGAAGCAAAGGACTTTTCTTACAAATATATACTGGAATATGTTCCTAACCAGTACAGTATTACCGATGAGAATTTAAAGAATGCTGACGCTATTGAGATAAAAATAGGGCAGTCAAGTAAACCCGGTATGGGAGGACATCTACCGGGAAAGAAAGTTACCAAGGAAGTAGCCGAGGTCCGTGGATTCCCTGAAGGGGAAGATATTATTAGTCCTGCTCATTTTGAAGATATCCTTAATAAAGAGGATCTCAAGAAAAAGGTATCCTGGTTAAGAGAAAAGTCTGAAGGCAGACCTATAGGGGTTAAGATCGCCGCAGGTAATATAGAGGCAGACCTTGAGTATGTTGTGTACGCGCAGCCAGATTTTATTACTGTTGATGGGCGAGCAGGTGCGACGGGTGCGGCACCAAAATTTGTCAAACAGGCGACATCTATTCCAACGATCTTTTCACTTTACCGTGCAAGAAAGTTCCTTGATAATACGAAATGCGAGGGGATATCACTCCTTATTACCGGAGGGTTTAGGGTTTCTGCTGATTTTATTAAAGCGTTAGCACTTGGTGCAGATGCTGTTGCCTTAGGCACGTCCGCTTTGATTGCTTTGGGTTGTCAGCAATACCGGAGCTGCAATACCGGAAAATGTCCGGTAGGTATCACCACGCAAGATCCGGAATTACGGTCACGATTTAATATCGACCATTCATCCGAGCGCCTTGAGAATTTTCTACGGGTTTCCTCGGATGAGCTGAAAGATTTTGCTCGTCTTACTGGAAACGATGATGTGCATAAGCTGTCAATTGCGGATTTGTGTACGACAAATAGTGAACTCTCAGAGCATACTGACATAGAACATGTTTGA